A window of the Candidatus Delongbacteria bacterium genome harbors these coding sequences:
- the rpsI gene encoding 30S ribosomal protein S9, whose protein sequence is MVTRSNKRFYATGRRKTSVARVWIEPGKGEISINGRQVMEHFRRETLKMVIEQPMETVNLMGKLTIYATVNGGGLAGQAGALRMGISRAMVVMDEEYRSPLRKAGFLTRDSRMVERKKYGQPGARKRFQFSKR, encoded by the coding sequence ATGGTCACCCGTTCCAACAAGCGCTTCTACGCCACCGGCCGCCGCAAGACCAGCGTGGCCCGCGTGTGGATCGAGCCCGGCAAGGGCGAGATTTCCATCAACGGCCGCCAGGTGATGGAGCATTTCCGGCGCGAGACCCTGAAAATGGTCATCGAGCAGCCGATGGAAACCGTCAACCTGATGGGCAAGCTCACCATCTATGCCACCGTCAACGGCGGCGGACTGGCCGGCCAGGCCGGCGCCCTGCGCATGGGCATCAGCCGCGCCATGGTGGTGATGGACGAGGAATACCGCAGCCCGCTGCGGAAAGCCGGCTTCCTGACCCGCGACTCCCGCATGGTGGAGCGCAAGAAGTACGGCCAGCCGGGCGCCCGCAAGCGCTTCCAGTTCAGCAAGCGCTAG
- the rpsB gene encoding 30S ribosomal protein S2, which produces MSRVTVQQLLLAGSHFGHLTRRWNPKMRPYIFMEKNGIHILDLKKTAVLLEDAANRIGKIVSEGGDVLFVGTKDQAQDVMKDEATRCGMHYVSERWLGGMLTNFRTIRNSIRTLESMEEKQTDGTYERINKKEILQIERQKGKLEMTLGGIRTMKRLPGAIFVVDTVREAIAVSEARKLHIPVFAICDSNSDPDLIDYVIPANDDAFKSIAVITKCLADAVDEARSLRKEGFGQEGEQHAPERGDSKTAPRRRKRRPDEAPLGHAPEAHAAPVAHAAAEAPAAPAAPEAPAAPVQEAGAESAE; this is translated from the coding sequence ATGTCTCGCGTGACCGTGCAGCAATTGCTGCTGGCCGGCTCCCACTTCGGCCACCTGACCCGCCGCTGGAACCCCAAGATGCGCCCCTACATCTTCATGGAGAAGAACGGGATCCACATCCTGGACCTCAAGAAGACCGCCGTCCTGCTCGAAGATGCCGCCAATCGCATCGGCAAGATCGTCTCCGAGGGCGGCGATGTGCTCTTCGTGGGCACCAAGGACCAGGCCCAGGACGTGATGAAGGACGAGGCCACGCGCTGCGGCATGCACTATGTCAGCGAGCGCTGGCTGGGCGGCATGCTGACCAACTTCCGCACCATCCGCAACTCCATCCGCACGCTGGAGAGCATGGAAGAGAAGCAGACGGACGGCACCTACGAGCGGATCAACAAGAAGGAAATCCTCCAGATCGAGCGCCAGAAGGGCAAGCTCGAAATGACCCTGGGCGGCATCCGCACCATGAAGCGCCTGCCCGGCGCCATCTTCGTGGTGGACACCGTGCGCGAAGCCATCGCCGTCAGCGAGGCCCGCAAGCTGCACATCCCGGTCTTCGCCATCTGCGATTCCAACTCCGATCCCGACCTGATCGACTACGTCATCCCGGCCAACGACGACGCCTTCAAGAGCATCGCCGTGATCACCAAGTGCCTGGCCGACGCCGTGGACGAGGCCCGCAGCCTGCGCAAGGAAGGCTTCGGCCAGGAAGGCGAGCAGCACGCTCCCGAGCGCGGGGATTCCAAGACCGCGCCGCGGCGCCGCAAGCGTCGTCCGGACGAGGCCCCCCTGGGCCACGCTCCCGAAGCCCATGCGGCCCCCGTTGCCCACGCGGCAGCGGAAGCCCCGGCAGCCCCGGCAGCCCCCGAGGCTCCCGCCGCGCCCGTCCAGGAAGCCGGCGCCGAGTCCGCCGAGTAG
- the rplM gene encoding 50S ribosomal protein L13 yields the protein MKTYTVKPGDDQPVWYIVDAADLVLGRLSSHIAQILRGKHKPIYSPHVDAGDFVVVINAHKVKLTGNKADQKTYFYHTGFPQGAKTVTFRMAMAKNPAWVIEHAVKGMLPHNRLGRQLIKKLKVYNGTEHPHAAQKPAELRF from the coding sequence GTGAAGACCTACACCGTCAAGCCCGGCGACGACCAGCCTGTCTGGTACATCGTGGACGCCGCGGACCTCGTGCTGGGCAGGCTGAGCAGCCACATTGCCCAGATTCTGCGCGGCAAGCACAAGCCCATCTACAGCCCCCACGTGGACGCCGGCGACTTCGTGGTCGTCATCAACGCCCACAAGGTGAAGCTGACGGGCAACAAGGCCGACCAGAAGACCTACTTCTATCACACGGGCTTTCCCCAGGGCGCCAAGACGGTGACCTTCCGGATGGCCATGGCCAAGAATCCGGCCTGGGTGATCGAGCACGCCGTCAAGGGCATGCTGCCCCACAACCGGCTCGGCCGCCAGCTGATCAAGAAGCTCAAGGTGTACAACGGCACCGAACATCCCCATGCCGCGCAGAAGCCGGCCGAGTTGAGGTTCTAA
- a CDS encoding C10 family peptidase, whose product MLRTSLSLSLLLVGIGAAAPVDAPRAAAAAQALLSARGGSVLLESLQPLAPAPDGQPALWLATFQGGGFVLLRGDDRLPPVAAWSETGAAPWPTELPALLDWLELQRLDAEWARAHSWSHPAALAAWQALEAGQAAREGETVDPLLTSTWDQGWPYNQYCPADPAGPGGHVWSGCVATAMAQIMNFWEWPDTGAGSHSYVHPTYGSQSASFETTTYNWAAMPDDAGTPAGALLQYHCGVAVEMDYAPDGSGAYVGTGWHNALLALENHFRYPAVAEFIQHTQFPGAAWATRLSQEINAGRPVLDSGYGSGGHAFVLDGLQDGLFHLNWGWSGWFNGWFEIEALTPGGMEFSIQQGAIVRLERDTPPVVQVPDQLVESGQAFAVIQLDACGTDPQEEPGALDWWVEVTPPITTEFNAVTRSVRVLYPAGWTGAADLSFCALDPQGLYACDTARFSVLPGSLVPAAVTDLRLSPGPLGTRLDWTAPVTDASGLWPVQVTGYAVHGLAQPWYQPGPTSLRATLPAGATSWTDSPAAGPLFYRVVVLGE is encoded by the coding sequence ATGCTGCGAACCAGCCTGTCGCTCAGTCTGCTGTTGGTGGGAATCGGCGCCGCCGCGCCCGTGGATGCCCCGCGTGCCGCCGCCGCCGCCCAGGCCCTCCTGAGCGCCCGGGGCGGTTCCGTCCTGCTGGAGAGCCTGCAGCCCCTGGCGCCTGCGCCGGACGGCCAACCGGCCCTCTGGCTGGCGACCTTCCAGGGGGGCGGCTTCGTCCTGCTACGCGGCGACGACCGCCTGCCGCCCGTGGCCGCCTGGTCGGAGACAGGCGCCGCGCCCTGGCCGACGGAACTGCCGGCCCTGCTGGATTGGCTGGAACTGCAGCGCCTGGACGCCGAGTGGGCGCGCGCCCATTCCTGGAGCCACCCGGCGGCCCTGGCGGCCTGGCAGGCGCTGGAGGCGGGTCAGGCCGCCCGCGAGGGCGAGACCGTGGATCCCCTGCTGACCAGCACCTGGGACCAGGGCTGGCCCTACAACCAGTACTGTCCGGCGGATCCCGCCGGCCCCGGCGGCCACGTCTGGTCGGGCTGCGTGGCCACGGCCATGGCGCAGATCATGAACTTCTGGGAGTGGCCGGACACAGGCGCCGGCTCCCACAGCTACGTGCATCCCACCTACGGCAGCCAGAGCGCCAGTTTCGAAACCACCACCTACAACTGGGCGGCCATGCCGGACGACGCGGGCACGCCCGCCGGCGCGCTGCTGCAGTACCACTGCGGCGTGGCCGTGGAGATGGACTACGCCCCGGACGGCTCCGGCGCCTATGTGGGCACGGGCTGGCACAACGCTTTGCTGGCCCTGGAAAACCACTTCCGCTATCCCGCCGTGGCCGAGTTCATCCAGCACACCCAGTTTCCCGGCGCGGCCTGGGCCACGCGCCTGAGCCAGGAGATCAACGCCGGCCGGCCCGTGCTGGACAGCGGCTACGGCTCCGGCGGTCACGCCTTCGTGCTGGATGGGCTGCAGGACGGTCTCTTCCACCTGAATTGGGGCTGGTCGGGCTGGTTCAACGGCTGGTTCGAGATCGAGGCCCTGACCCCCGGCGGAATGGAATTCTCGATCCAGCAGGGCGCCATCGTCCGGCTGGAGCGGGACACGCCGCCCGTCGTGCAGGTGCCCGACCAGCTGGTGGAGAGCGGCCAGGCCTTCGCCGTGATCCAGCTGGACGCCTGCGGCACCGACCCCCAGGAGGAACCCGGCGCGCTGGACTGGTGGGTGGAGGTGACCCCGCCCATCACCACGGAGTTCAACGCCGTGACGCGCAGCGTGCGCGTGCTCTATCCGGCGGGCTGGACAGGCGCCGCCGACTTGAGCTTTTGCGCGCTGGATCCCCAGGGTCTCTACGCCTGTGACACGGCGCGCTTTTCCGTGCTGCCCGGCTCCCTGGTGCCGGCGGCGGTGACGGACCTGCGCCTCAGCCCCGGGCCGCTGGGCACCCGGCTGGATTGGACGGCCCCCGTCACGGACGCCAGCGGGCTCTGGCCCGTTCAGGTGACGGGCTACGCCGTGCACGGCTTGGCCCAGCCCTGGTACCAGCCCGGCCCAACCTCTCTGCGGGCCACCCTGCCCGCCGGCGCCACCAGTTGGACGGACTCGCCGGCAGCCGGTCCTCTCTTCTATCGTGTGGTGGTCCTGGGCGAATAG